GCTTTTAAATAACTGCTTGTTTCAGAATCGGAATAAATATATTCTACTTTTGTTTGTCCGCCAATTCGATTAGAATATTGAGTTTTTCTATCTAAAACTTTTGGTTGAATAACAAATTCTAATTTTATGTTTCCTAAAGGACTTTTAAATTCAATGATTTCTTTTTTCCCTTTATTTTCTAAATTTTCTTCGCTTTTTGCGACAATATCAAACTTATTTTCTATTTTTTCTTTTGTTTCTTCCCATCTTTCTAAATTCATAAAATAGCTTCTTAGGCTCTAGCTTTCTAAACGCTAGTTTCCTAATAATTAAAATGTAACAATAAAATAGGCAAAATTTATAAAACAAATTTCACAAATTTTCAATTTTAGTATTTAGTTTTTACTCTTTGTCTTTGGTTTTATTATATGCTTTTATTAAATTTTTGCAAGAATTAAATTTGCAAAAAAGCTAAGTTATATGATAAAATAGCAATAAGTAATTTATAACTATTTTAGTTAGGGGGACGTAGTTCAGCTGGTAGAACATTTCGTTCGCAACGAAGAGGTCGGCGGTTCGACTCCGCCCGTCTCCATTTAATTAGGTTTTAAATTTTTAGCTTCTTAGCTTTTTAAGAAATTTCTAGAAAGCTAAAAACTAATTTCCTAAAAAGCTATTTATGGGCCATTAGCTCAGTTGGCTAGAGCGTTTCCATGGCATGGAAGAGGTCAAGGGTTCAAGTCCCTTATGGTCCACCAATCGCAACTTTCGCCGTTTTGGGGAAGGATTGCCTCGCGGCTTCGTCGCTCGGTATTCGGGCTTTGCGCAAGGCGCAAAGCCATAAAATTTTGTTTGACCTTTTATTAAAAATTTCATATACTAATGATAGCAAGTGGAAATGGTATCTGTAAAGTCATCATACTAAAACTATACTATAATGTCAAAAGAAATTTCAATCATCGCAAAAAACATAAAGAAACACCGAGCAAAATTAGGTATATCTCAAGACAAGTTGTCAAAACTTGCCAGCATTACTTTGCATACAATTACTAAAATTGAATCCGGCGCAACGCCCAACCCGACTATTAAAACTATGGCCAAAATCGCCAAAGGGTTAGGCGTTTCAATTGATGATTTAATGAAATAAAAATTATGTTGGAATTTATACTTTTAATTGTAGGAGTTTTTATAGGTATTTGGTGGTATAGCGTTATTATACTTCCGCTTTTTTATGGAATTCCAAAAGCAACTTATTGTATTTCTAAGGGATTACTCAAAAAATCTGCCGCCACTTTTTATTTGAAAAGTTTCATTTTATGGACTATCATATTTTTTGCCGTTGCTTTAATTCTGACAAGATTGCTCCCAAGCGTAAGCGGTAAACTCCTTGAAAGTGGCGAGTTCGCAATAGGTCAATTGATAGGTATCGGCTTAATGATGTGGCGAGTTTTTACAAAAGAAGGCCGTAAAGATTTGAATATTGATTTTTGGGATATAATGTTTAACAGCCGTTATTTTAATTTCAAGAGTCCTAAATTTTGGGATACATTTTCTTCTACGCTAACAAAAGTATTTGTTTTGAAATTCGGTGATAAGGCAGAGGAGAAGCTAAATGAATTTCATAAAGTTTTTCTTAATGAGGTAGATAAAAAAATAATATGAAAAAAATTACTTATGCAAGTGGGCAATACTCCCAGATAAAACTTGATGATAGTTCAAGGGTTTTCGTGGAGATATTACCAGAAATGGTGCGAGCAAAGAAAATGATTTTGGGTATTATCCCCACAAAAACAATTTGGGAGTTCGTTTTTCCTTTTTATATCAGAACGGCAGTTGAAGCGTGGGAAAGTTCCAAGATAATTTTAAATATTATTTTAGAAACAATTGAAAATGTTAGAGGTTTAGAGGAATTAAAAAATGTTTTGGAAAATGAAACAAGTAAAGCATTACGAGAATATATCAAAGAACACGACGAGGAAGCTCGTGATATTTCAGTTGATAAGGTCGGTATGCCCGCGATAAAACAGATATTAAATCCAAAATCATTACAGAAGACAGAAACTATTATCCACGAATATGGCAAGATTATAGAAAGGGTAGGATTGGAAACAATGCAAAAATATCCGGCAGTTGTTTACCCACAATCATTATTACCATACCCAAAGGAAGTGATAAAAAAAGCTCTTGAAGATGGTCTATGGCACATAGAAGACGAAAAAATGAGAGAAAGTATTAAATTTTGTCTGGGCAGTTTAGTCGCTTTTATTGATGACGACGAAGCAAATAAAAGAAATTCTGAAATGTTGAAAATTTTAGCTGAAAGGAATAAGAATAAATAGACGACGCACCGGCTTTGCTGATGCAAAATATTTAAAAATATGAATCAGTTAAAATTTGAAAAAACAATTTCAGAATTTCAGAAAATAGAAGACGCACGCGATCAATTGTGGGACAGGGCAAAAGTTTTGATAGAAAAGGGATTTGAGATTGAAGCGTATATTTTGATTTTGGCTACTTGGAATTTTGCACGCTTCAGATACTTTATGAAAAATTTTGATCTGCGTGAATTTGACGAAGTTATAAAACGGGTTAATCCGATTTTCAAAAAGATAGAAAACACACAATTTGAAAATACTGATTTAACCAATAACATAGTGGCAACAGACATTAAATATATCTATGACCAATTGAAGAAAATTGCGGAACAAACAGGGGCGTCAAAAATAATGGCGTTGAAGAACTCGAAACTATTTGTAATGTGGGATACGGAAATAAGGAAAATATATAAAATTGATAATAAGGGCGATGCCGATGACTATATTCAATTTTTAATCAAAATGCAGGAATATTTTAAAGATATAAGGTGGGTTGGCAAAACACCACCATTGGCCAAGGCGATTGATGAGTATAATTATGTGATCGCTGACCGAAACAGAGGAGTAAGGAAAATTAAATCAAGACAAAGGCTATCGGCACGCCAATGAAATTGGCATGAAATTCGGCGGTGGCGAAAGCGAGGGCGGGGCGGGAATTCATTTTCCCCACACCCCTTTTTCTTTCCGCCCCGCCCGAGCGTCAAGAATTCTTTTCAAAGAAATTTCGCGCAAAGTTTAAGATTTCCCACCAAAATTAAAGTTTAAGTGTTGAATAAATAATTTATGCATTCAAATGAAATAAGAAAAAAATATATAGAATTTTTTAAAAAAAAAGGACATAAAATTATTCCTTCAGCTTCTTTGATTCCTGAAAATGATTCGTCGTCGCTTTTTATAACTGCGGGAATGCAACCGCTTGTTCCTTTTTTGTTGGGAGCAAAACATCAAGCTGGAAACAGAATTATTAGTATTCAAAAATGTGTTCGGACTGGAGATATTGATGAAATTGGAGATAGTCGTCATTTAACTTTTTTTGAAATGATGGGAAATTGGTCGCTTGGAGATTATTTTAAAAAAGAATCAATTGAATGGAGTTTGGAATTTCTTACAAATAAAAAAGAGGGTTTAGGTTTGGATCCAAAAAGACTTTTTGTAACAATTTTTAGAGGCGATGAAAATATTCCACAAGATGATGAGTCAATAAAATTTTGGAAAGAAAATTTTTTAAAGCATAATATTATCGCAGAAGTTTCAGAAAAAGATGAAAATATAAAAAATAATATAAAAATTATTCCTCTTAAAGATGATAATTTTTGGATTGCAGGAGGAACAGGTCCTTGTGGAGGAGATACAGAAATTTTTTATGATGTCTTTGGCAAAGAAAAAATTGAAGGAAATTTTCAAGAACTTGTAAAGTCTGGAAAAATTATTGAGATTTGGAATAATGTTTTTATGGAGTTTAATAAAACTTCTGATGGAATATATAAAAAATTTTCAAGACCAAATGTTGATACAGGAATGGGGCTTGAGCGAACAGCTGTTGTGATGCAAGGAAAAAATAATGTTTTTGAAACTGATATTTTTGAACCTTTAATTTTAGAAATTAGAAAACTTTCAAATAAAAAAGATGGAAGAACTGAAAGAATTATTGCTGATCATATTCGCTCTGCTGTTTTTATTATTTCTGATGGAGTGATTCCTTCAAATACAGAAGCAGGTTATGTTTTAAGAAGAATTTTAAGAAGGATGATAAGATTTATAGATAAATTAGAACTTCCAAAAAATTCAATTTTTGATTTAGCTAAAATTGTTATAAATAATTTTTCTGATTATTATCCGAATTTAAAAATAAAGGAAAATGAAATTTTGGAAATTATTAAAAATGAAAATAAAAAATTTAGACAAACTCTTGAAAAAGGTTTGAAAGAATTTGAAAAGGGAATTGATGCATTTGATTTATTTCAGTCTTACGGTTTTCCAATTGAAATGACAATTGAACTTGCAAAAGAAAAAGGAATAAAAATTGATGAAAAAGATTTTAATGAAAAAATGAGAAAACATCAAGAAATTTCAAAAGCAGGTTCAGAACAAAAATTCAAAGGAGGACTTGCGGGGACGAGTGAGATGGAAATTAAATATCACACTGCTACACATTTATTATTAGCGTCATTAAGAAAAATTCTTGGTAAAGAAATTTTTCAAAAAGGAAGTAATATTACAACTGAAAGAATTCGTTTTGATTTTAATTGGCCAGAAAAACTTTCAGTAGAAAAATTACAAGAAGTAGAAAATTTAGTTAATCAAAAAATTGCTGAAAAAATTCCAGTTGAAATATTAGAACTTCCAAAAGAAGAAGCAAAAAAAATTGTCACAACCATTTCATTTGATTTATCAAAATACGGAGACATTGTAAAAGTTT
The sequence above is a segment of the Candidatus Kuenenbacteria bacterium HGW-Kuenenbacteria-1 genome. Coding sequences within it:
- a CDS encoding alanine--tRNA ligase → MHSNEIRKKYIEFFKKKGHKIIPSASLIPENDSSSLFITAGMQPLVPFLLGAKHQAGNRIISIQKCVRTGDIDEIGDSRHLTFFEMMGNWSLGDYFKKESIEWSLEFLTNKKEGLGLDPKRLFVTIFRGDENIPQDDESIKFWKENFLKHNIIAEVSEKDENIKNNIKIIPLKDDNFWIAGGTGPCGGDTEIFYDVFGKEKIEGNFQELVKSGKIIEIWNNVFMEFNKTSDGIYKKFSRPNVDTGMGLERTAVVMQGKNNVFETDIFEPLILEIRKLSNKKDGRTERIIADHIRSAVFIISDGVIPSNTEAGYVLRRILRRMIRFIDKLELPKNSIFDLAKIVINNFSDYYPNLKIKENEILEIIKNENKKFRQTLEKGLKEFEKGIDAFDLFQSYGFPIEMTIELAKEKGIKIDEKDFNEKMRKHQEISKAGSEQKFKGGLAGTSEMEIKYHTATHLLLASLRKILGKEIFQKGSNITTERIRFDFNWPEKLSVEKLQEVENLVNQKIAEKIPVEILELPKEEAKKIVTTISFDLSKYGDIVKVYKIGNFSTEFCGGPHIKNTKELGQFKIIKEESSSAGIRRIKAILI